The following are from one region of the Cytobacillus firmus genome:
- the rlmB gene encoding 23S rRNA (guanosine(2251)-2'-O)-methyltransferase RlmB, with product MSQDFIIGKNPVIEALKSERDINKIFIAEGSQGGQMQQVIGLAKSAGVLVQFVPKKKIDGMAEGNHQGVIAQVAAYQYAEIDDLFAAAEKKNEAPFFLLLDEIEDPHNLGSIMRTADAVGAHGIIIPKRRAVGLTATVAKASTGAIEYIPVVRVTNMSRTIDELKERGVWIAGTDAKGKQDYRQMDGAMPLGLVIGSEGKGMGRLIRDKCDFLINLPMAGHVTSLNASVAAALLMYEVYRKRHPLEG from the coding sequence ATGAGCCAGGATTTTATCATTGGGAAGAATCCCGTCATTGAAGCGTTGAAGTCAGAGAGGGATATTAATAAGATTTTTATTGCAGAAGGTTCGCAGGGCGGGCAGATGCAGCAGGTAATCGGTTTGGCGAAGTCAGCCGGGGTCCTCGTCCAGTTTGTACCCAAGAAAAAAATAGATGGGATGGCAGAGGGAAATCATCAAGGTGTCATCGCACAGGTTGCTGCCTATCAATACGCAGAAATCGATGATCTGTTTGCAGCTGCAGAAAAGAAAAATGAAGCACCATTCTTCCTGCTGCTGGATGAAATTGAAGATCCGCACAATCTGGGATCCATCATGAGAACGGCCGATGCAGTCGGTGCCCATGGGATCATTATTCCGAAGAGGAGAGCGGTCGGGCTGACAGCAACGGTAGCTAAAGCATCAACAGGGGCGATCGAGTATATTCCGGTTGTCCGTGTTACCAATATGTCCAGGACGATTGATGAATTAAAAGAAAGAGGCGTCTGGATCGCCGGTACGGATGCAAAAGGAAAACAGGACTACCGCCAGATGGATGGAGCGATGCCTTTAGGCCTTGTGATTGGCAGTGAAGGAAAAGGAATGGGCCGCCTGATACGTGATAAATGCGACTTCCTAATTAACCTGCCGATGGCTGGACATGTTACTTCCCTTAATGCATCAGTTGCGGCTGCACTGCTCATGTATGAGGTTTATCGGAAACGGCACCCGCTTGAGGGATAA
- a CDS encoding NYN domain-containing protein, producing MDILLVDGYNIIGAWPELRELKNKDLSSARDRLIEKMAEYQGYSGYRVIVVFDAHYVKGTEKKFKNSKIEVIFTRNNETADERIEKLAIDLSNIKTQIHVATSDFTEQWVIFGQGALRKSARELLNEMNLIESSIEKKVKKIQEKKPVSKIHLSDEVAEIFEKWRRGGQ from the coding sequence ATGGACATCCTTCTTGTTGACGGATACAACATAATTGGTGCTTGGCCGGAACTCAGGGAGCTCAAAAACAAGGATTTATCATCTGCCAGAGACCGTCTGATTGAAAAAATGGCCGAGTACCAGGGATATTCCGGGTACAGAGTGATTGTCGTGTTTGATGCCCACTATGTAAAGGGCACTGAAAAAAAGTTTAAAAATTCAAAGATCGAAGTTATTTTTACGCGGAATAATGAAACGGCCGATGAACGCATCGAAAAACTGGCTATCGATCTCAGTAATATTAAAACTCAAATTCATGTAGCAACCTCCGATTTCACAGAGCAGTGGGTCATATTTGGCCAGGGGGCCCTAAGGAAATCAGCGAGGGAGCTCTTGAATGAAATGAATTTGATTGAAAGCAGCATCGAAAAAAAAGTAAAAAAAATTCAGGAGAAAAAGCCAGTTTCCAAGATACATCTCAGCGATGAAGTGGCAGAAATTTTTGAAAAATGGCGCAGAGGAGGCCAATGA
- the rpmG gene encoding 50S ribosomal protein L33 — MTKKVILACSVCGSRNYSTAGKDDAVRLELKKFCSTCSAHTIHKETK; from the coding sequence ATGACGAAAAAAGTAATATTGGCATGCTCTGTATGTGGTTCCAGGAATTATTCCACTGCGGGCAAAGATGATGCTGTACGGCTGGAATTGAAGAAATTCTGCAGCACATGCAGTGCTCATACGATCCATAAAGAAACAAAGTGA
- the secE gene encoding preprotein translocase subunit SecE: MQRIVNFFREVGREMRKVSWPKRKELTSYTVTVLATVTFFALFFAVLDLGISELIRIILE; encoded by the coding sequence ATGCAGCGCATCGTGAATTTTTTCCGTGAAGTTGGCCGGGAAATGAGAAAGGTCAGCTGGCCTAAACGCAAAGAGCTGACAAGCTATACTGTTACCGTACTGGCTACAGTTACGTTTTTCGCTCTGTTTTTTGCAGTGCTTGACCTGGGAATTTCTGAATTGATTCGTATAATTCTTGAATAA
- the nusG gene encoding transcription termination/antitermination protein NusG, whose product MEKNWYVVHTYSGYENKVKANLEKRVESMGMQDKIFRVVVPEEEETEFKNGKKKVVKRKVFPGYVLVEIVMTDDSWYVVRNTPGVTGFVGSAGSGSKPTPLLPEEVTQVLKHMGVEEARFDINFEIGETVKVNEGPFANFTGSIEDIDKDKAKIKVLVNMFGRDTPVELDFSQIEKL is encoded by the coding sequence ATGGAAAAGAATTGGTATGTTGTTCATACGTACTCCGGCTATGAAAATAAAGTAAAAGCCAATCTGGAGAAACGTGTTGAATCAATGGGTATGCAAGATAAGATCTTTCGGGTGGTAGTCCCTGAAGAAGAAGAAACAGAATTTAAGAACGGCAAGAAAAAGGTAGTGAAGCGCAAGGTATTCCCTGGTTATGTACTGGTGGAAATCGTGATGACAGATGATTCCTGGTATGTAGTAAGAAATACTCCGGGTGTAACCGGATTTGTAGGTTCGGCAGGTTCAGGCTCAAAGCCGACTCCGCTATTGCCTGAGGAAGTTACTCAAGTTCTTAAGCATATGGGTGTTGAAGAAGCCCGCTTTGATATCAACTTTGAGATCGGCGAAACGGTAAAGGTGAACGAAGGTCCGTTTGCGAACTTCACAGGCTCTATTGAAGATATTGATAAAGATAAGGCAAAGATTAAAGTGCTTGTGAACATGTTTGGCCGCGACACTCCGGTTGAACTTGATTTTTCACAGATTGAAAAACTGTAA
- a CDS encoding class I SAM-dependent methyltransferase, which produces MSDHYYSKTQHVDSSPKTWSYTLKEFPFRFKTDNGVFSKGEVDFGSKLLIETFDQPEADGNILDVGCGYGPIGLTAAKLMPERTVHMVDVNERALGLAKENAELNGIKNVQIYESDRLESTKGNKFAAILTNPPIRAGKKIVHDIFEQSFEALISGGELWVVIQKKQGASSAIDKLTELFGEVETAEKKKGYFILRAKKD; this is translated from the coding sequence ATGTCTGACCACTACTATTCCAAAACACAGCATGTTGATAGCAGCCCTAAAACCTGGAGCTATACTTTAAAGGAATTTCCTTTCCGTTTTAAAACAGACAACGGTGTTTTTTCAAAGGGTGAAGTGGATTTTGGGTCTAAATTATTGATCGAAACATTTGATCAGCCGGAAGCGGATGGGAATATTCTCGATGTCGGCTGCGGATATGGACCTATCGGGCTGACTGCTGCGAAGCTTATGCCGGAACGGACTGTTCATATGGTTGATGTAAATGAGAGGGCGCTTGGACTTGCGAAGGAAAATGCTGAATTGAACGGCATAAAAAATGTCCAAATCTATGAAAGTGACCGCCTTGAAAGTACAAAAGGCAATAAGTTTGCGGCTATCCTGACAAACCCGCCAATCCGCGCCGGGAAAAAGATAGTGCATGATATTTTTGAACAAAGCTTTGAGGCTCTGATATCGGGCGGAGAGCTATGGGTTGTCATCCAGAAAAAGCAGGGTGCATCCTCTGCGATCGATAAACTGACAGAGTTATTCGGTGAAGTGGAGACAGCAGAAAAGAAAAAAGGCTATTTTATATTAAGAGCAAAAAAAGATTGA
- the rplJ gene encoding 50S ribosomal protein L10 → MSSIIEQKKQIVDEIADKLKSSVSTVVVDYRGLSVAEVTELRKQLREAGVEFKVYKNSMTRRAAEAAELSGLNESLTGPNAIAFSTEDVVAPAKILNDFAKKHEALEIKAGVIEGNIASVEDVKALAELPSREGLLSMLLSVLQAPIRNLALAAKAVADQKEEQGA, encoded by the coding sequence ATGAGCAGCATTATCGAACAAAAGAAACAAATCGTAGACGAAATTGCTGATAAACTTAAATCAAGTGTATCAACAGTTGTTGTTGACTACCGTGGTCTTTCTGTTGCTGAAGTTACTGAACTTCGTAAACAGCTTCGTGAAGCTGGCGTGGAATTCAAAGTATACAAGAATTCAATGACTCGCCGTGCTGCTGAAGCTGCTGAACTTTCCGGTTTAAACGAGTCTTTAACTGGACCTAACGCAATCGCGTTCAGCACAGAAGATGTAGTTGCTCCAGCGAAAATCCTTAATGATTTCGCGAAAAAGCATGAAGCACTTGAAATTAAAGCAGGTGTAATCGAAGGGAATATCGCTTCAGTAGAAGATGTCAAAGCTCTTGCTGAACTACCATCACGCGAAGGCTTGCTTTCTATGCTACTCAGCGTACTTCAAGCACCTATCCGCAATCTTGCTCTTGCTGCAAAAGCTGTTGCAGATCAAAAAGAAGAACAAGGCGCGTAA
- a CDS encoding Mini-ribonuclease 3 — translation MLHYENKVDEKQLNSLALAYMGDAVFETYIRHHLLQNGRVRPHFLHKEATRYVSAKAQSLIIHELIDAKRLTEEELAVVRRGRNAKSGSVPKNTDVQTYRYSTAFESLIGYLFLAKRQERMEELILESIDLVEKKKGGAVK, via the coding sequence ATGCTTCACTATGAAAACAAAGTAGATGAAAAACAATTGAATAGTCTTGCCCTGGCGTATATGGGAGATGCAGTATTTGAAACCTATATACGGCACCATCTCCTGCAAAATGGACGGGTCCGGCCTCATTTTCTCCATAAGGAGGCGACCCGGTATGTTTCTGCAAAAGCCCAGTCCCTGATCATTCATGAATTAATAGACGCTAAGCGGCTGACTGAAGAAGAACTGGCAGTTGTCCGCAGGGGGCGGAATGCCAAGTCCGGTTCAGTGCCGAAAAATACAGATGTCCAAACATACAGATACAGCACAGCTTTTGAATCACTGATCGGCTATCTGTTTTTAGCGAAAAGACAGGAGCGCATGGAAGAGCTGATTCTGGAATCCATTGATTTAGTTGAGAAAAAGAAAGGAGGAGCGGTAAAATGA
- the rplA gene encoding 50S ribosomal protein L1 encodes MGGYSAKTTIKEEIKMAKKSKKYAEAVKLVDSSKAYPIAEAIELTKKTNFAKFDATVEVAFRLGVDPKKADQQIRGAVVLPNGTGKTQRVLVFAKGEKAKEAEAAGADFVGDSEYINKISQGWFDFDVIVATPDMMGEVGKLGRVLGPKGLMPNPKTGTVTFDVQKAVNEIKAGKVEYRVDKAGNIHVPIGKVSFEDEKLVENFNTIFDTMMKVKPAAAKGTYMKNVSVTSTMGPGVKVDPSSVAVK; translated from the coding sequence GTGGGAGGTTATTCCGCTAAAACCACAATCAAGGAGGAAATAAAAATGGCTAAAAAAAGTAAGAAGTACGCAGAAGCTGTGAAGCTTGTTGATTCTTCAAAAGCTTACCCGATTGCTGAAGCAATTGAACTTACGAAGAAAACTAATTTTGCAAAATTTGATGCAACTGTTGAGGTAGCATTCCGCCTTGGAGTTGACCCTAAGAAAGCTGACCAGCAAATCCGTGGAGCAGTAGTTCTTCCAAACGGAACTGGTAAAACTCAGCGCGTTCTTGTATTCGCTAAAGGCGAAAAAGCGAAAGAAGCAGAAGCAGCTGGAGCAGATTTCGTAGGCGATTCTGAATACATCAACAAAATCAGCCAAGGCTGGTTCGACTTTGATGTAATCGTTGCTACACCTGACATGATGGGTGAAGTTGGTAAACTTGGCCGCGTATTAGGACCTAAAGGCTTAATGCCAAACCCTAAGACTGGCACAGTTACTTTTGACGTTCAAAAAGCAGTTAACGAAATCAAAGCAGGTAAAGTTGAATACCGTGTTGACAAAGCTGGTAACATCCACGTGCCAATCGGTAAAGTATCTTTCGAAGACGAAAAGCTTGTTGAAAACTTCAACACTATTTTCGACACAATGATGAAAGTGAAGCCTGCTGCTGCTAAAGGAACTTACATGAAGAACGTTTCTGTTACTTCTACAATGGGACCTGGCGTTAAAGTAGATCCTTCATCTGTTGCAGTAAAATAG
- the sigH gene encoding RNA polymerase sporulation sigma factor SigH, with the protein MSADFKTIDENLIDFIQLEDEEIVELVHKGESEALDYLIHKYRNFVRAKARSYFLIGADKEDIVQEGMIGLYKAIRDFKEDKLSSFKAFAELCITRQIITAIKTATRQKHIPLNSYVSLDKPIYDEESDRTLMDVISGAKVMDPEELIINQEEFDHIEVKMSELLSDLERKVLALYLDGQSYQEISEELNRHVKSIDNALQRVKRKLERYLEVREFSL; encoded by the coding sequence GTGAGTGCTGACTTCAAGACAATCGACGAAAATCTTATAGACTTTATACAGCTAGAGGACGAAGAAATAGTGGAGCTCGTGCATAAGGGCGAGAGTGAGGCGCTGGATTATCTGATTCATAAGTACCGCAACTTTGTCCGGGCAAAAGCAAGATCCTATTTTTTGATTGGCGCAGATAAAGAAGATATTGTACAAGAGGGAATGATCGGCTTATACAAGGCGATCCGTGATTTTAAAGAGGACAAGCTGTCTTCATTTAAAGCGTTTGCCGAGCTGTGCATCACCAGGCAAATCATCACCGCCATTAAGACGGCGACCCGCCAAAAGCATATTCCGCTGAACTCGTATGTGTCTCTGGACAAGCCCATTTATGATGAGGAATCAGACAGAACGCTTATGGATGTTATCTCCGGGGCGAAGGTTATGGACCCTGAAGAGCTGATTATCAACCAGGAAGAATTTGATCATATTGAAGTGAAAATGTCCGAGCTTCTGAGTGACCTTGAACGCAAGGTGCTTGCCCTTTATTTGGACGGGCAGTCCTATCAGGAAATTTCCGAAGAACTGAACCGCCATGTGAAGTCGATTGACAATGCTCTGCAGCGGGTGAAAAGAAAGCTGGAAAGATATCTGGAAGTGCGGGAATTTTCCCTGTAG
- the rplK gene encoding 50S ribosomal protein L11: protein MAKKVIKLVKLQIPAGKANPAPPVGPALGQAGVNIMGFCKEFNARTAEQAGLIIPVEITVFEDRSFTFITKTPPAAVLLKKAAGIESGSGEPNRNKVATVKRDKVREIAETKMPDLNAASVEAAMRMVEGTARSMGIVIED from the coding sequence GTGGCTAAAAAAGTAATCAAACTTGTAAAGCTGCAAATCCCTGCAGGTAAAGCGAACCCTGCACCACCGGTTGGACCGGCACTAGGTCAAGCAGGTGTTAACATCATGGGATTCTGTAAGGAATTTAACGCTCGAACAGCTGAACAAGCTGGCTTAATCATTCCTGTTGAAATCACGGTTTTTGAAGACCGTTCATTTACATTTATTACGAAAACTCCTCCTGCTGCAGTTCTTCTTAAGAAGGCGGCTGGAATCGAGTCTGGTTCTGGTGAACCAAACCGTAATAAAGTAGCAACAGTCAAGCGTGACAAGGTACGCGAGATTGCTGAAACAAAGATGCCTGATCTAAACGCTGCAAGCGTAGAAGCTGCAATGCGTATGGTTGAAGGTACTGCACGCAGCATGGGTATCGTTATCGAAGACTAA
- the rplL gene encoding 50S ribosomal protein L7/L12: MTKEQIIEAVKSMTVLELNDLVKAIEEEFGVTAAAPVAMMGGAAAGGAAEEQTEFEVVLTSAGDQKIKVIKVVREITGLGLKEAKELVDNTPKALKEGVSKEEAEEVKAKLEEVGAGVEVK; the protein is encoded by the coding sequence ATGACTAAAGAACAAATCATTGAAGCAGTTAAATCTATGACTGTTTTAGAACTAAACGACTTAGTAAAAGCTATTGAAGAAGAATTTGGTGTAACTGCTGCTGCTCCTGTAGCAATGATGGGCGGAGCTGCTGCTGGTGGCGCTGCTGAAGAGCAAACTGAATTTGAAGTTGTTCTTACTTCTGCAGGCGACCAAAAAATCAAAGTTATCAAAGTGGTACGTGAAATCACAGGTCTTGGACTTAAAGAAGCGAAAGAACTTGTTGACAACACTCCAAAAGCTCTTAAAGAAGGCGTTTCTAAAGAAGAAGCTGAAGAAGTTAAAGCTAAGCTTGAAGAAGTTGGAGCTGGCGTTGAAGTTAAGTAA